The Candidatus Binatus sp. sequence TCGCGCCTGATATTCAGGTCCGGCCGCTCGAACTCGACCTTCACCGCGATTCGCCGCTCAAGCGCCGGATCGAGCGTGACCTTGCGATTGGTGGAGAGGATGCATACGCCGTCGAAGCGTTCGAGTTCCTGCAGCAGCACGTTGACCTCGCGCACTTCCCAGTTGCGGTAGGCGGAGTCGCGATTGAAAAACATCGCGTCGGCTTCGTCCCAGAACAGGACCGCCTCGGCTTCGCGGGCCTCGCGAAAGACGCGCGTGATATTTTTTTCGGTCTCGCCGACGAAGGCGTTCTGAATTTCCGCGTAATCGATCGCCAGAATCGGCTTGCCCATCGCATGCGCGATCGCCTCGGCCGACGCCGTTTTGCCGGTGCCCGGCGGCCCCGAGAAGAGCGCGGTGACTCCGCGTCCGTAGGCGATTTTGGCGCCGAGTCCCCACTCGTCGAGCATCACCCCGACGTTGCGCCCGTTGGCGAGCAGCATCTCGAGCGAGAAGCGCACCTTGTCGCTGTGCGCCAGGTCGGCCATCGCGACCACCGCGCTTCTGACGCGGCTGCGAGTCCGTCGCACCCGCTGTTGCCGCTTGATATCGAGCTTCTCGCGCGTTTCCGGCGTGAGCTCAAATTCGCAACTGCGCAGCGTGCCTTCGTCTTCGATCACCTGCGAATCGCCGTAGCCGCCGCAAACACGAATCAATCCGTTCTCGCGCATCGTCGATTCGCGCCGCAGCAACGCCAGCGATTGGGCGATTCTCGGAATCTGCGGACTGGCGCATCGCGCGAGGCCTTCGCCACAGAACATGTCGTCGCTCGCGTCGAGGTAGCCGAGATCCTTGCCGATCAGCGCGACCATGATATGCAGTTCGCTCCAGTTGAGTCCTCCTGCTACATGATTGATTTCCCAGTCGGGATGAAATTCCAGCGTGCGCACCAGACGTTTCGTCAGCCGCTCGATTTTGCGATTGGTCGGCATCACCAGTCCGCTCATCATGTGAAAGTGAAACCCCTGGCCGTCGAGCAATTGCGCGCGATCGTTCAACTCCGTGAACAGCGGATAGATGCGGGCCAAAAGTTCTTCCTGAGTTTTCACCTCCCATCCCTTGTCGGCCGACGCATCGAGGTTGAGCAGCGGCGCCAGCAATTCCTGCGATACGGTTATGTTCGATTCGGCGAAATCCTCCTCGTCGTCGAGCGAGATGAGGCCCTCGGCCATCAGCTTCGCGTGTTCCGCAAAGGCTCGCGCGACAATCAGTCGATCGCTGCCGCTGCGGTTCATCGCTTCCTGGATATTAGCGATCTGCTGGATGCGCGGGATGATGCCGATCGCAGACGCGACCAGGAAGAGCAGCAATTCCTGTTCGGTGTCGTTAAGCGCGAGCCGGCGGATGGTCTGCACCAGGTAGATTTCCGCGGATGATTTCGCGAGCGCGTCGCGCATCCGCCGCGCCACGCGCCGCTCGAGGCGTCGCGCCTGTTCGGCTGTGCCGGCGTCTTCGTTGTCGGTAATCCGGCCCCGCAGTCCCGACAAAATCCGAACCGCGTCGAGGATCGCGCCGTCGTCCTTAAACGGACGGATGCGCCCGGCGGCGAATTTTGCCGCCTCGCCAAATACCTGGTCGTTTTTCGGTTCCCTGCGTTTCATCGGAGCACCCCTTTGATCCCCTGCGAACACAGAACAGTACCAGTCCGCCGCGACAACCGTTGTCGCGCGCGAACTGCATCTCGATCGAACTCTGTTTTCAGGAAAGCGCCGCCATCAGGTTTTCGAGCGTCCGCGGCAATTCG is a genomic window containing:
- a CDS encoding ATP-binding protein, coding for MKRREPKNDQVFGEAAKFAAGRIRPFKDDGAILDAVRILSGLRGRITDNEDAGTAEQARRLERRVARRMRDALAKSSAEIYLVQTIRRLALNDTEQELLLFLVASAIGIIPRIQQIANIQEAMNRSGSDRLIVARAFAEHAKLMAEGLISLDDEEDFAESNITVSQELLAPLLNLDASADKGWEVKTQEELLARIYPLFTELNDRAQLLDGQGFHFHMMSGLVMPTNRKIERLTKRLVRTLEFHPDWEINHVAGGLNWSELHIMVALIGKDLGYLDASDDMFCGEGLARCASPQIPRIAQSLALLRRESTMRENGLIRVCGGYGDSQVIEDEGTLRSCEFELTPETREKLDIKRQQRVRRTRSRVRSAVVAMADLAHSDKVRFSLEMLLANGRNVGVMLDEWGLGAKIAYGRGVTALFSGPPGTGKTASAEAIAHAMGKPILAIDYAEIQNAFVGETEKNITRVFREAREAEAVLFWDEADAMFFNRDSAYRNWEVREVNVLLQELERFDGVCILSTNRKVTLDPALERRIAVKVEFERPDLNIRREIWRRMIPDKLPMLDVDVEKLAACDLTGGEIKNVVLNAARIALSREGKGPVTMADFERAIAMETTNRWSRQGGAPIGFQQTGRIDPAISKLPKN